A section of the Neorhizobium galegae bv. orientalis str. HAMBI 540 genome encodes:
- a CDS encoding vWA domain-containing protein, with the protein MTDEFHQLGNLAPAPRVSDAARARALAAAMQAFDETEKNAARGKGSSWWQRQSSVLNRIWSIRMVTQHRYLAGSALATMLIIPTAALLTFELTRGNLPSSGQVALPQVMDAPKPVVERVPVPSVAKPAEPQQEADQKADAAPSVQSSKQRDFSSADIARQLNKQEANGGAAKRSAAPSPSVAPMPAPPAMAERAAPMAAAPRYAPTEREILPPLEEGRDRFANADTNPVKSVATDPVSTFSVDVDTASYAFVRRSLMEGHLPNPDSVRVEEMINYFPYDWPRSQTADEPFRTTVTVTPTPWNTGTRLMHVAIKGFETAPASQPAANLVFLIDVSGSMNAPDKLPLLKSAFRLLVGKLKPEDRVSIVTYAGNAGTVLEPTSARERDKILAAIDNLRPGGSTAGAEGIDAAYRLARQAFIQGGVNRVMLATDGDFNVGASSDEDLKRIIEQRRKDGIFLSVLGFGEGNLNDSLMQTLAQNGNGTAAYIDTLAEAQKALVEEAGSTLFPIAKDVKIQVEFNPQQISEYRLVGYETRALKREDFNNDRVDAGDIGSGHAVTAIYEVTPKGSASALNDPLRYGPAAPSTPVAVSDEMAFVKIRYKQPDGDSSKLITTPVTEMNAVRDFASAPQDVRFSTAVAAFGQKLRGTDALDAYPYRLILDMARNARGEDAFGYRGGFLDLVRLAETLDRR; encoded by the coding sequence ATGACGGACGAATTCCACCAGCTCGGCAATTTGGCCCCGGCGCCTCGCGTTTCCGATGCGGCACGCGCCCGCGCGCTTGCCGCTGCCATGCAGGCCTTCGATGAGACGGAAAAAAATGCAGCGCGCGGCAAAGGAAGTTCCTGGTGGCAGCGTCAAAGCTCCGTTCTCAATAGGATCTGGAGCATCCGCATGGTTACCCAACACCGCTATCTCGCAGGCTCCGCACTTGCGACGATGCTGATCATTCCGACGGCTGCCCTGCTGACATTCGAACTGACGCGCGGCAACCTGCCGAGCTCGGGACAGGTTGCGCTGCCGCAAGTCATGGACGCACCGAAGCCCGTGGTCGAAAGAGTGCCGGTACCGTCAGTCGCGAAGCCGGCTGAACCGCAGCAGGAAGCCGATCAGAAGGCCGATGCCGCACCGTCGGTTCAATCCTCGAAGCAGAGGGATTTTAGCTCCGCAGATATTGCCCGCCAGCTGAATAAGCAGGAAGCAAATGGCGGTGCGGCCAAGCGGAGCGCTGCGCCCAGCCCATCGGTTGCTCCGATGCCCGCGCCCCCGGCCATGGCCGAGCGCGCGGCTCCGATGGCTGCTGCTCCCCGTTATGCGCCAACTGAGCGCGAAATCCTGCCGCCGCTCGAAGAAGGCCGCGACCGTTTCGCCAACGCGGACACCAATCCGGTCAAAAGCGTCGCAACCGATCCGGTTTCGACCTTCTCCGTCGACGTCGATACGGCCTCCTATGCCTTCGTGCGGCGCTCGCTGATGGAGGGGCATCTGCCCAATCCCGATAGCGTGCGGGTCGAGGAGATGATCAACTATTTCCCCTATGACTGGCCTCGGTCGCAGACGGCGGACGAGCCGTTCCGCACCACCGTCACCGTTACGCCCACTCCGTGGAATACCGGCACGCGGCTGATGCATGTGGCGATCAAGGGCTTCGAGACCGCGCCGGCCTCGCAGCCTGCCGCCAATCTCGTTTTCCTGATCGACGTCTCGGGCTCGATGAACGCGCCGGACAAGCTGCCGCTCTTGAAAAGCGCCTTCCGGCTGCTGGTCGGCAAATTGAAGCCGGAGGACAGAGTGTCGATCGTCACCTATGCCGGCAATGCCGGAACGGTGCTGGAGCCGACGTCCGCTCGTGAACGGGACAAGATTCTTGCTGCGATCGACAATCTGCGGCCCGGCGGTTCGACGGCGGGCGCGGAGGGCATCGATGCGGCCTATCGGCTGGCGCGCCAGGCCTTCATCCAGGGCGGTGTCAACCGGGTGATGCTGGCGACTGACGGCGATTTCAATGTCGGCGCTTCCAGCGACGAAGACCTCAAGCGCATTATCGAGCAGCGCCGCAAGGACGGCATCTTCCTGTCGGTTCTGGGTTTCGGCGAAGGCAATCTCAACGACAGCCTGATGCAGACGCTCGCCCAGAACGGTAACGGCACCGCGGCCTATATCGACACGCTTGCCGAGGCGCAGAAGGCGCTGGTCGAGGAGGCCGGTTCGACGCTTTTCCCGATCGCCAAGGACGTCAAAATCCAGGTCGAGTTCAATCCGCAGCAGATCTCGGAGTATCGTTTGGTCGGCTACGAGACTCGGGCGCTGAAGCGCGAGGATTTCAACAATGACCGGGTGGATGCCGGCGATATCGGGTCCGGTCATGCGGTTACGGCGATCTACGAAGTAACGCCGAAGGGCAGTGCCTCGGCGCTCAACGACCCGCTACGCTACGGCCCGGCCGCGCCCTCCACGCCGGTTGCGGTCTCCGACGAAATGGCCTTCGTCAAAATCCGCTACAAGCAGCCGGATGGCGATAGCAGCAAGCTGATCACCACGCCGGTCACCGAGATGAATGCAGTGCGCGACTTCGCCTCAGCACCTCAGGATGTCCGGTTCTCGACAGCGGTGGCAGCCTTTGGGCAAAAACTGCGCGGCACCGATGCGCTCGACGCCTATCCCTACCGCTTGATCCTCGACATGGCGCGCAATGCCCGCGGCGAGGATGCGTTCGGATATCGCGGCGGGTTCCTCGACCTGGTGCGGCTTGCCGAGACCCTCGACCGCCGCTAG
- a CDS encoding RNA polymerase sigma factor, whose translation MSAEILDKACQGDRNAFSALVAAHYDFIHAVAWRWCGSESDAEDIAQDVCIRLGKAIRSFKGQSAFRTWLYTLTLNAVRDHQRQSSRRRRDQDRLANDPIFFSHLEPEEDDRGDWLWAAVRRLPEKQRDAVLLVHSEGLSHAAAAGILDCSENTVSWHLHEARKRLKDLLKKEAV comes from the coding sequence GTGAGCGCGGAAATCCTCGATAAGGCATGCCAGGGCGACCGCAATGCGTTTTCAGCGCTCGTCGCGGCGCATTACGATTTTATTCATGCCGTCGCTTGGCGCTGGTGCGGCTCGGAAAGCGATGCGGAAGACATCGCCCAGGACGTCTGCATCCGGCTGGGCAAGGCTATCCGCAGCTTCAAAGGACAGTCGGCGTTCCGCACCTGGCTCTACACGCTGACACTGAACGCGGTGCGCGACCATCAGCGCCAGTCCTCCCGCCGGCGACGGGACCAGGACCGGCTTGCAAACGACCCGATCTTCTTTTCGCATCTGGAGCCGGAGGAGGACGATCGCGGCGACTGGCTATGGGCGGCGGTGCGCCGTCTGCCGGAAAAACAGCGGGATGCGGTCCTGCTGGTTCATAGCGAAGGGCTCTCACACGCGGCTGCGGCGGGCATTCTCGACTGTAGCGAAAACACGGTCTCCTGGCATCTGCACGAGGCGCGTAAACGATTGAAGGACCTTCTGAAGAAGGAGGCGGTTTGA
- a CDS encoding ABC transporter substrate-binding protein gives MKKILASMAFAGGLYAFAGSAHADCGSISIAEMNWASAGVAANLDKIILEQGFGCTVELVAGDTLPTFTSMNERGQPDLAPEFWINSVRTSLDKAVAEGRLVIGAEILSDGAVEGWWIPKFLADSHPDIKTVPQALAHPDLFPAPQKSARGAVYNCPSGWSCQISTANLFTALGGKEKNFDLIDTGTAAGLDQSIAAAFEKKTGWLGYYWAPTAFLGKYEMVKLSFGVPHDKADWDACTAVPNCLNPKVNSYPTSQAFTLVTKQFAQKAEVAMDYIKRRKWSNATVNGVLAWQEANKSTNEAAAKHFLETSPDIWTKWLAPDIADKIKASL, from the coding sequence ATGAAGAAAATCCTCGCTTCCATGGCCTTCGCCGGCGGTCTTTACGCCTTTGCAGGTTCCGCACATGCTGATTGCGGCTCGATCTCGATCGCCGAAATGAACTGGGCTTCAGCCGGCGTTGCCGCCAATCTCGACAAGATCATCCTGGAACAGGGTTTCGGCTGCACCGTCGAACTCGTCGCGGGCGACACGCTTCCGACTTTCACCTCCATGAACGAAAGGGGCCAGCCTGACCTCGCACCGGAGTTCTGGATCAACTCCGTCCGCACGTCCCTCGACAAGGCCGTTGCCGAAGGCCGCCTGGTGATCGGCGCCGAGATCCTGTCGGATGGAGCCGTCGAGGGCTGGTGGATCCCGAAATTCCTTGCCGACTCGCATCCGGACATCAAGACGGTCCCGCAGGCGCTCGCCCATCCGGATCTCTTTCCAGCTCCGCAGAAGTCCGCCAGAGGTGCCGTCTACAACTGTCCGTCCGGCTGGAGCTGTCAGATTTCGACCGCGAATCTCTTCACGGCTCTCGGCGGCAAAGAGAAGAATTTCGACCTGATCGACACCGGCACGGCGGCAGGCCTCGACCAATCGATCGCCGCCGCCTTCGAGAAGAAGACCGGCTGGCTCGGTTATTACTGGGCGCCGACCGCCTTCCTCGGCAAATACGAGATGGTGAAACTCTCCTTCGGCGTGCCGCATGACAAGGCCGATTGGGACGCCTGCACCGCTGTTCCCAACTGCCTGAACCCGAAGGTTAACTCTTATCCGACCTCGCAGGCCTTCACCCTGGTGACCAAGCAGTTTGCGCAAAAGGCCGAGGTGGCGATGGACTATATCAAGAGGCGCAAGTGGAGCAATGCGACGGTCAACGGCGTGCTCGCCTGGCAGGAAGCCAACAAGAGCACCAACGAGGCTGCCGCCAAACATTTCCTCGAAACCAGTCCGGATATCTGGACCAAGTGGCTGGCCCCCGACATCGCCGACAAGATCAAGGCGTCGCTCTGA
- the bmt gene encoding betaine--homocysteine S-methyltransferase: MPTANALTELLAEKGVLLADGATGTNLFAMGLEAGEAPELWNEVAPEKIEKLHQDFVDAGADIILTNSFGGTRQRLKLHKAEGRVHELNRLAAKIARKVADRAGRKVIVAGSVGPTGELFVPLGALTHEDAVAAFAEQIEGLKAGGADIAWIETMSAPEEIRAAAEAAVKVGLPYTYTGSFDTAGRTMMGLDPKQIHSVAKDVGEGPVAAGANCGVGASDILSSLLDMTAADPDAVTIVKGNCGIPEFRGSEIFYSGTPPLMAEYARLARDAGARIIGGCCGTSCEHLAAMRSALDDYTPRPRPTIEEIVDKIGPLRNKTASESGGDSGRERRRRRG, encoded by the coding sequence ATGCCGACCGCCAACGCACTGACCGAACTTCTGGCCGAGAAGGGCGTGCTTCTGGCCGACGGCGCGACCGGCACCAATCTCTTCGCCATGGGTCTGGAAGCCGGTGAAGCGCCAGAACTGTGGAACGAGGTGGCACCTGAGAAGATCGAGAAGCTGCATCAAGATTTCGTCGATGCAGGCGCCGACATCATCCTCACCAATTCCTTTGGCGGCACGCGCCAGCGGCTGAAGCTGCACAAGGCGGAAGGCCGGGTGCACGAACTCAACCGGCTTGCCGCCAAGATTGCCCGTAAGGTGGCAGACAGAGCAGGCCGCAAGGTGATCGTCGCCGGTTCGGTCGGCCCGACCGGCGAATTGTTCGTTCCGCTCGGAGCCCTGACCCATGAGGATGCGGTCGCCGCCTTCGCGGAGCAGATCGAGGGCCTGAAGGCCGGCGGCGCCGATATCGCCTGGATCGAGACCATGTCCGCGCCGGAGGAAATCCGCGCAGCGGCTGAAGCAGCCGTCAAGGTCGGCCTGCCCTATACCTATACCGGCTCCTTCGACACCGCCGGCAGAACGATGATGGGCCTCGATCCCAAGCAGATCCACAGCGTGGCAAAGGATGTCGGCGAAGGCCCGGTCGCGGCTGGCGCCAATTGCGGCGTCGGCGCCTCCGATATTCTGTCCAGCCTGCTCGACATGACCGCCGCCGATCCTGACGCTGTCACCATCGTCAAGGGCAATTGCGGCATCCCGGAATTTCGCGGCTCGGAAATCTTCTATTCCGGCACGCCGCCGCTGATGGCCGAATATGCGCGGCTTGCCCGCGATGCCGGCGCAAGGATCATCGGCGGTTGCTGCGGCACGTCCTGCGAACACCTGGCCGCCATGCGCTCGGCACTCGACGATTATACCCCTCGGCCGCGGCCGACGATCGAGGAAATCGTCGACAAGATCGGCCCGCTGCGCAATAAGACCGCCAGCGAATCGGGCGGAGATTCCGGCCGGGAAAGGCGTCGCCGCCGCGGCTGA